In Mytilus trossulus isolate FHL-02 chromosome 14, PNRI_Mtr1.1.1.hap1, whole genome shotgun sequence, a genomic segment contains:
- the LOC134695865 gene encoding zinc finger protein GLIS1-like, with protein sequence MKSEVILSTLARKKLYVKHHVTNQFQQEVTSSIMIDSGSPDHNQLSHQGNSSLLIHNNNNQRDFSQEVNEEKSPLISNSRSPNHSPDRVQMVPIEAEPMSLEVMKGSITEMRPSFQSVITYGPGLCGNSPPLTNGTCGEMFPRTSYMGSVGLNLCTPSSMDSQIISPVSVPVMNDITQEHNMQCSPSPPSQNSESGSFSSSKQLSPQIMFDCHWLKCDQSFSNMDDLVSHVNDHHVKVERPDVDYQCKWDGCPRKGKGFNARYKMLIHIRTHTNEKPHSCKLCGKCFSRLENLKIHYRSHTGEKPYICPVEGCQKAYSNSSDRFKHVRTHQEEKPYICKMPGCNKRYTDPSSLRKHVRTHGHYYREENGKQKSSKVSSTMPQQQPIFPSVQLQIPSVTQSPTSPVNPLMSMSPNKLMPHSMPTHIHPLHNILHVSNFTSNPMLSSTILTPSSATHSTSTQTEGVIISLSPNSPLKMDIAGEKLGNEEDDKIQDGPLDLSTSPSAESDILVGHRESSTFSTGKWELINS encoded by the exons ATGAAATCTGAG GTCATATTGAGTACCTTAGCAAGGAAAAAGTTGTATGTAAAACATCATGTTACAAATCAGTTTCAACAGGAAGTGACATCATCAATTATGATTGACTCTGGGTCACCTGATCACAATCAACTCAGTCATCAAG gaaattCTTCACTATTgatacataataataataatcaaagaGATTTCTCACAAGAAGTTAATGAGGAAAAGTCACCTTTGATCTCCAACAGTCGCAGTCCAAATCACTCGCCAGATCGTGTTCAGATGGTACCGATAGAAGCTGAACCCATGTCGCTAGAAGTTATGAAGGGTTCCATAACAGAAATGCGTCCATCTTTCCAAAGTGTAATCACTTATGGGCCAGGACTATGTGGAAACTCTCCACCTTTAACAAATGGCACATGTGGAGAAATGTTTCCACGCACAAGTTATATGGGTAGTGTAGGACTTAACTTGTGTACACCATCTAGCATGGATTCTCAGATTATCTCCCCTGTTTCAGTTCCTGTGATGAATGATATTACACAAGAGCATAATATGCAG tgTTCTCCGTCCCCTCCAAGTCAGAATTCAGAATCAGGCTCATTTTCAAGTTCTAAACAGTTGTCTCCACAGATAATGTTTGACTGTCACTGGCTGAAATGTGATCAAAGTTTCTCTAATATGGATGACTTGGTGTCACATGTGAATGACCACCATGTCAAGGTCGAGCGACCAGATGTCGATTACCAGTGTAAATGGGATGGTTGTCCTAGAAAAGGCAAAGGGTTCAATGCAAg GTATAAAATGCTGATCCACATTAGAACCCATACAAATGAGAAGCCACACAGTTGTAAATTATGTGGTAAATGTTTCTCCAGACTGGAGAACTTAAAAATCCACTACAGATCACATACAG gTGAAAAGCCTTATATTTGTCCTGTGGAGGGCTGTCAAAAGGCCTATTCTAACTCTAGTGACCGATTCAAACATGTGCGAACACATCAGGAAGAAAAGCCGTACATTTGTAAAATGCCAGGATGTAATAAACGTTATACTGATCCTAGTTCTCTTAGGAAGCATGTACGGACACATGGACATTATTATCGTGAAGAAAATGGGAAACAAAAATCTTCGAAAGTTTCCAGTACAATGCCACAGCAGCAGCCCATTTTCCCATCAGTGCAGTTACAGATTCCATCAGTGACACAGTCGCCTACTTCGCCCGTCAATCCTCTAATGAGCATGTCCCCTAACAAACTGATGCCACACAGCATGCCAACACATATACATCCTCTCCATAACATTTTACATGTGTCTAACTTTACATCAAATCCCATGTTATCATCAACTATTCTGACACCGTCGTCTGCTACGCATTCAACTTCTACTCAGACAGAAGGGGTAATTATTTCACTGTCGCCAAATTCACCGCTCAAAATGGACATTGCTGGTGAAAAACTTGGAAATGAAGAAGATGATAAGATCCAAGATGGGCCTCTGGATCTGTCGACTAGTCCTTCAGCAGAATCAGATATCTTAGTTGGGCATAGAGAAAGCTCAACATTCTCGACAGGGAAATGGGAGCTAATAAATTCCTAG